From Nicotiana tabacum cultivar K326 chromosome 20, ASM71507v2, whole genome shotgun sequence, one genomic window encodes:
- the LOC142161669 gene encoding uncharacterized protein LOC142161669 yields the protein MRLQGNISGADLDDLKEFSDWILAIGDGNIRCSIDGIEKVEIPDDLLIHNCDDPISGIVESTYFDFLRHFTDIKNLQERAILTPTLQMVESVNDYMVSLNNSQDKSYLSSDTIFKSDHAFTSLENVYTPEFLNNIKCSGIPNHSINLKVDVPVILLRNIDQSSGLCNGTRLIITRLGNRVIEAKVLSGNMAGDKVFIPRMTLTPSDARIPFKFQRRQFPVIISFAMTINKSEGQSLCNVGLFLKKPVFTHGQLYVALSRVTSRKGLKILCYDEDGKITNEATNVVYKEVFRNLEDRSF from the coding sequence ATGAGATTGCAAGGAAATATATCTGGTGCTGATTTGGACGATTTAAAAGAGTTTTCTGATTGGATTTTGGCAATAGGTGATGGAAATATTAGATGTTCCATTGATGGCATTGAGAAAGTAGAAATACCCGATGATCTTCTCATACATAATTGTGATGATCCAATATCTGGAATTGTAGAAAGTACATATTTTGATTTCTTGAGACATTTCACGGATATAAAAAACCTTCAAGAAAGAGCAATTCTTACGCCAACTCTTCAGATGGTAGAATCAGTGAATGATTACATGGTTTCTCTCAACAATAGTCAGGATAAGTCATATTTAAGTTCGGATACAATTTTCAAGTCTGATCATGCATTTACATCTTTGGAAAATGTATATACACCTGAATTCCTAAATAATATTAAATGTTCAGGTATTCCAAATCACTCTATCAATTTGAAGGTCGATGTTCCTGTGATTTTGTTAAGAAATATAGATCAATCGTCAGGATTGTGCAATGGTACAAGATTGATCATCACAAGACTTGGAAATCGGGTAATTGAAGCCAAAGTATTATCAGGAAACATGGCTGGAGATAAAGTTTTTATACCAAGAATGACACTTACTCCATCTGATGCAAGAATTCCTTTTAAGTTCCAAAGAAGGCAATTTCCAGTCATTATATCTTTTGCCATGACCATCAATAAAAGCGAAGGTCAGTCATTATGTAATGTGGGATTATTTTTAAAGAAGCCTGTGTTTACTCATGGACAattatatgttgcactttcaagagtaACGAGTAGAAAAGGGTTAAAGATCTTATGTTATGATGAAGATGGGAAAATAACAAATGAAGCTACAAATGTAGTGTATAAAGAAGTTTTCCGAAatttagaagatagaagtttTTAA